The genomic interval TACCAACGTGTGCCCGGGGGTATTCCTCTCCATTTTCCCGAACGAGGAATACCAAGACGAGCTGGATCAGTGGCTCAAGGATCCTTCACACCTGCTGCCCGTTGAGTATTACACCTACGAATGGCGGTCGTTTGCTGACAACGAGCTCACTCGGCGCCCACGGGCGCTATCGGTGGCCACGATCGATTCTCGGACGGTCAAGTCCGCTGCCGGGGTCGATTACCATCTTCGGCAAATTCTGAGCGATCACCTGGAGTCAGCCGAGAAGGCGCAAATCTCGCTGGACTATCGAGGCGTCAAAGCATCCATGACTGAAGGGGCGCTGGCGCCGGTGAACAAGCGGCTTGCGGGACTTGGCGCTGCTCTACAGTCTGAGCCTATGGCGCTGGCTATGGATCAGACCTCTCGAACAGCCTGGGATAGCGTAGTGACCCCCCACGTCGATGGCCTTCCATTCGCGATGGCTGGTCAGGGGCAGCAAGCCGCGATCAAGATCTCCCTCGCGATGAAACGGCATTCTTCAAGCGTGAAAATCGTGATGATCGAGGAGCCTGAAAACCACCTCTCACACACCAGTCTCACGACTCTGCTTGATCGTATTGAAGACTTGGCGACGGAGGAGCAGCAGCTCTTCATCTCTACCCACAGCACTTACGTTTTGAACCGGCTCGGACTCAACGCATTGCTACTACTCCACCGCAACAGCGCGGCCAAGATCACGGAGCTCGATCCGACAACGGTGAGCTATTTTCAAAAGCTCCCAGGCTACGACACCCTCCGCCTCGTGCTGGCGAGAAGAGTCGTCCTGGTTGAGGGGCCATCCGATGAGATTATTTTCGAACGTGTCTATCAGGATCTCTACGGGGCTCGCCCGATGGCCCATGGCGTTGATGTCATCAGCATGCGCGGGTTGGCACTGGCTCGGTGCCTAGAGCTCTGTGCGGCCATCAACAAGCCTGTCGCCGTCATGCGCGACAACGATGGCATTGACCCGACTGAGCTCCGTAAACCAGTTGAGCAGTGGCTGGAAGCAAAGCGCAGAGATCTCTTCATTGGGGAGGTAGCCGACGGTGCGACTCTTGAGCCTCAACTCATTACTGCCAATGGCGAACCTCAACTGCGCAAGACCCTCGGCATCACCGATGCGGCCGACCTGGCGACTTGGATGACACGTGAGAAAACGGAAGGGGCTATTCGAATCGCCGAGTCTGACGAAGTCCTCGGCCCACCGCCCTACATGAAGGCTGCGGCGGAGTTCATTCACAATGCCTAACCATCTGACCCTGGCGGTCGCCGGCGGGAGAAAAACCCAGGGCCTCGTAGATCACTGCAATGGATTGCCCAGTGACCGCCGCGTCCTTGTCGCCACGTTCACCCAGACAAATCAGCAAGAGCTTTCCCATCGGCTACGAGCTCAGGCTGGCGATCTCCACAACATCGAGGTGCTGGGTTGGTACACGTTTTTGCTTCGCCACTTTGCGAAGCCGTTCCTGCCGGTGAAATTCCCCGGTGAACGGGTAGGGGGCTTCAATTTCGAAGGGCGCCCTTACAGGTTCGCCAAGGGCAAGCAAAGGTTCATGGACGGAAGCAACCAGGTCTACGGCTGCGAGCTCGGCCGCCTGGCGCGCGAGCTAATGGCCGCAACACCTGCGTTGCTTCGTCGCCTAGAGCACCTCTACGACGAAATTCTGATCGACGAGGTTCAGGATCTGAGTGGGTACGACTGGGAGATCATCCATGATCTGCTGCAGTCCCGAATCGACGTTCGCATGGTCGGTGATGTACGCCAGGCCGTGCTGTCGACCAACCCGAGGGGGCAGAAGAATAAGCAGTATGGCTATGCCGGCGCTCTCGAATGGTTTCAGGAGCGAGAGCAGGGTGGGCTTTTGAGTATCAACTACGCGACGGTCACCTATCGGTGTCGGACTGAGATCGCAACGTTCTCTGACACCATTTTTGATGAGTCTTGGGGTTTTCCTGGCACAACCTCGGAGAACCACGAGGTCTCTGACCATGACGGTGTGTTCCTGGTGCACTCGAAGCACGTTGACCAATACGTAGAGCGGTACCGGCCGCAATGCCTTCGTGCCACAGTGGCATCGGGGAGGGAGTTCACCCTCGACTTCATGAATTTCAAGGTCTCTAAAGGCGCTACGTTCGAGCGTGTGCTAGTCGTGCCAACAGGGCCCATCGCAGCTTTCATCCAGAAGGAAGCGTGCCTTGAAGCTATGTCTGCGGCCGCGTTCTACGTAGCAGCAACGCGTGCAAAACAGAGCCTGGCAATCGTAATAGATAAGCCAGGCAAGTCGACGCTGCCGGTCTGGGAGCCTTGACTACTTCAAGAGACAAATGCAAAGGGTGGCGGCCATATCGGCGCCACCATTCATAAACGGGCTACCTTGAAGCGCGCTGATCTTCAGTATGTGGGGTTCCACCGAAGGCTCGAAGGTCGTAAACCTTACGCAGCGCAGCCTCGTCACCAGAATGCACCCGAGCTTGAGCGAAAGGCATAGCCAGGAAGCGCTTACGCTCCTTGTCACCGACCTCTGCCCAATACCGCACACACCCATCCGCATCAGGCACGCCCAACTTGCCAAGCAGGTAGCTCTCCAGGGCGGTGAGGCGCTGCTGGCCATCGAGCAAAACCTCGCTGTTCAGCTCGTAAGCACCGCCGTCGGCAAACTCATACCATCCGTTCACCAGGTACGACCCAAGGTCTGAACCCATCCAGATCGATGTGATAAAACGCACCTGCTGTTCCTCTGTCCAGACTGCAGGCCGCTGCCAGGGGGCGAGGGGATGACCCATGGCAAACCGGGTTGCCCATGGGTACTTGGCGCGAGCCCGGGCGGGATCTGCCGAGTATGCTTCGAGGTTTACTGCAAGCATGTCGACCTGGAACATATACAGGGTCGCGTCGAGCTGCTTTTGAGGCATTCGAACACTGCCGGATTCATCAGCGCCGCTGAGCCGTTGGAATACTGCGTTTGATGTGAGCATTGACTGTCTTTTACTGAAAGGGGATATCCAGACCACCTGGGCATTTCTACTGAAATTGTTCTGGGGGCTTCGACGATGTCGCAAAGATAACACATCAGATGCATTGAGCAATGCGAAGGAGGAGCAAAGCCCCTTTTGAAATCGTAGAATTACCAGATGCTTAATTTATGTCGAATAGCAACTTGCTAAATCTTGGTCAGCAATCAGGTCTTACTTTGCCTAAGTGCCACTTCACCTGAGGCCCGCTCGTCTGGAAAATCATGTGCGTACGTAACTCAAAGCTACGCTGATAGCCGAACCGCTGATGTTGCCGCCATGAGAGGAGCGCGCTATGAAATACAGGGGAACCGAATGTAAGGCTGGGCATTCCGCGCCCCGCGTAGTCGTAATAACTGACAGGGAGATCGGCTTGATTGTCGGAGTGGGTATATACCACAACAAATCACTGACAATGCTAGAGCATACGGACAAGCCTGATCAAAAGACTCAATCCTTCGATTCGGAAGATCATAGGTTTAAATTTGAATACCAGGAACTCGATGTTTTGATTCGAGATGATGACGCCACTCCTAGCGATGATACTCAGAAAAGTCGCGACCCTGGTCTTGGTGATTCGGAAGATGACCGAGAATGATTGAGAAAGCTGCGCGCGCTCATGCAAGCGGAGCGCGCAGGCCAAAGGCCGTAGGCGTGCGGATGGCAGCCCGAAGGGCCAAGACGCCCGCGTGACGGGTGGCTTGGTTCACAACAGCCCACCCCGAAAGGGGCACGCTAAAAAAATTTCAAAATATTCTCTGTTCCACCTCAAGTTCTGAAAAATCGAACCGTTTATGACTATATAGACAAAGTCATTACTGAGAGTTTAATGAGCTTGAGAAATACCACCGCACCAAAAGATCAAGTATTCAAACGTGAAATGCTCTGCTGGCGCGACAGAGAGCTTGATGAGCACTACGAATGCACCATCAAATCTGGAGGTGAGGGCGCAGTTCGGATCGAATTCGACTCTTACGGTCTGAATTTCAGCGCCGAAGTCGCATATGAGCTGGCCTTCTCTCTGTCAGAGGCCATCGCTTTCAATGATCAAACTGATCCAGAAACCACAACGGCAGCCGTTCGAGAAGACGATACCGTTCTGCAGCGAAAATTCCGACTGATTTCGGACTGGCATTTGAGCGCCACGGGTGAAGTGCCCTATACCGATGCAAGCCCCGAGCTTACGGACGCCCCAAGCGGGAATATCTTGGTAACGATCCGCACCCTCAAACCTGGTGGCTTCGAGATGGAGCTCGAATGGATGGGGTACTCGTTCTCGAAAGACGATGCAGCCTGGCTAAAGGAGAAGCTACTCGAGGCCAGTGGACAGCAGTTGGAGGTCTACCCGCGAGAATGCCTTTTTGAAGTCGTCGGACGTCAAGGACATAAAATCCGGGGATGAAGTGCTTCTTAAGGCCGGCGCTTGAATCAACGGTCAGTTGGCGGGCTAGGGCGGCTCGATAGCAAGCGGAGCGCGCAGGCCTCCGGCCGGAGGCGTGAGGATGGAAGCCCAACGGGCAGGGACGCCGGCGCTAGCCGGTGGCGCTGTTTACGACAGCCGTCCCCAGCGGGGCACGCCAAGACCTATACAATCAGCTTTTAGTTGGAGCCCCGGGGGCCTTTCTATGCGCTGGATCCACCAGATGCTTCAAGGCTTCGCGACTCTCTAGTATCTGGTCGCGAATCTCCTCTGGGTCGATCGACATCGTGCCGCGGTCAGTCACCCTGAGGGTCTTGAGGCTGTTCACCGCCTCGATGAATTGACGTTCACGCGCTTTCTCGGCTTCTGACCTTCGATCCGGGAAGCAGAAATCCCAAAGGCGGAATAGAAATATCATTGCGCACCTATGAAACCTGAATCGCTGAGGGAGGCAAATTCTAAATGATGCTGTTTATGCTCGCCAATGAGCTACAGTCATATGAGGTTGCCTCACCTCAGCTCTGGTCGACTCAAAGAGGTTCTTCACCCATCACTTCCTTCCAGCATCTTGTGACTCAGCTGTCTTGCGACAGATAAAGCGACCAGCAGCAAAGACAGCTATTGAGGATCATGAGATGGCCAACACTCTCACCAAAGCTGCCCGACATGCTAAAGCGGAACTCCACGTTGCCGGCATTGAGGTGGCACACGCGAAACTTCAGGAAGTCCTTGCTGCGCTCCTTGGCTACCACACCTACAGGGCACTCAAACACGAAGAGCATGATCAAGAGCTTGAGCATCATCTGTCCGATGCAGAGTTCATCGTTCTCAACCAGGAGCTTGGCGAATGCCGTGCTGCTGAACTGTTCGAGCTCCCGGGCGAGGTGTTGCCCAAGTGCATAGCGGCGCTGGAGCAATGCCTGCCAACTCAGGTTCTTCCAAGCGTGGACGCTTACCTTGAGCGCCATGGAATGAACGCAGTAATCGCAGCTTTGACAAACAACCCGCAAAAGGGTGTGCACCTTGGGCCAGATTGGAGCTCGAGGTACAAGCTGAGCCCTGACCAACGCTTTTCATTTCATGAGCCAATTTGGGAAGCGCGTCGTTCATGGCAGGTGCATGCCGAAGTCTCATTGCAGAGCATTGCACCTGATGCTGAGTTTCAGGAAATCAATGTGCTGCTCACTCATGGGAAAGCAGGCCGCTCTGGATTGCTCTTGAGGGGAGTCAAGCCAGTCAAAGGTAGCAGGACGGCTATTCAATGCACCCGAATGGCTGTGCAGGTTCAAAGGGATGACGGCTCAGTGGTACGGCCCTGGGCAGTTGCGGTTCTCGATATCCCCTCTGGAATTAGCATTGGAAGCGCTGTCTCGTTGGACGACACCCCAGACCGTCAAGCGGTCAACGCTTTGACCGATGCGCTTGATTCGACTGCGCTTCGTGACAATGAAGGAGCGAGTGAAAACGAAGCCTATGGCATTATTCAGCTTGATATAGGTGACTCATTTAATTCAGAACGCTTTAAAAAAATAGCGTCAGAAGCCGGAATTGAAATCATCCACTATTATAATCGCACCAATCCAATGCGCGGACAAATAGAAGCTCTTTTTCATAAAATTTCGAGATCAATAGGCATGAAGCAGCCGAACCCGCACCGCCTTAAGCCTAATTCAGATTCAGAAAGAATGACGATTGAAGATCTCAAGCAGCTCTTCAAAAAAAGCTGAGGTCTTACTTCAAGTGTTTGCTCCTCAGTGCACAAGGAGGAGGGTGCAGGCCCTCCTTTCCGGCTTTATAGAAGCCAAGTGCACTATTCCCTGGCAACCGCCTGGAGTACCTGGGCCCGACGGAAAAGTGGGACGGGGGTGTACGGTGCCACCATGCGGCCACTCTGCTCTGAGCGCTAAACCTTAAGTGTCTGCCTCAATAGGCAGCCATTGCGGATGCACTGGCGCGATAACTGATTTCACCACGGCAATATTCTCTAATAACAGTGCGTGCAGGTCGGCGGCCTGACGATGTGAGGATAGATGCCAAGCAGGGCGACCCGCCCGGTGTTTGGCTTTACTTAGACCTCCGTAAACGGCCCTTTGGATAGCATGACAGGCGTTAGGCGCCGGATCTGATCAGCCGCTTGTGAGATCTCAGGGTTATCGGATGTCTTTGCCTCATCTGCCAGCATCTCTCTAATCGTTCTTAAAATATTCGCAAGGGCTCGCATATCAAGGGTGCCAGATGAGTGCTCCCTGGGAAAGAGGCTGAGAGCTGGCAAGGGTTGCATGGCGTCAATATTCATATAATTCAGATAGCGCTCGAAGGCTTGACCAAAAGCACGTGGCAACGGCCTAAAACCACCACCTTTGCGTTGGATCTCCTGCCAAACACCATCAATATTCCGCTTGAATTGATCAATGCGGCCTGGACTGGCTCTATTGCCCAGCACTAGCCACATGGGGCGTAGCGAATGTCGAGCGATCATCAAATACATCGATATTACATGGATAGTATGAACGCTCCGATCAAGGCTCTCGATTGCCTTCAACATCCAACTCAGGACTTCGTCGGAAATGAATCCTCGATCCTTTAGGGCTCTAAACTCGAGAGACCCGGGGGGCTTGGCGGCTACGTTCTCTCTATTGACCGATACGTCCCTAAGATAGAAATCTAGGAACTGCCTCACGCACTGAATCTCCTGTTGCGTCACATTTCGCTCGACATCAGGGTCGCTCCCGACACATTTGACTTTGAAAAGTGCCCAAGCAGGGTTGATCGACCAGTCTCGGAACTCATTCGCTGGGTTTCCCACAAACCTAGGTTGTCTGCTATCGGTTGTCCAGTTGCGCGGTGGGCTTTGAAGAAATTTGCAATAACGCTCATAGTCCGCACGCGTCCAATCAAGCAAGCAAAGCTCGTTCGCAAAGCTCCAATTGAGCATTTTTTCCAGCGCGACGATCCGGCGGCCATACTGCAGGTGAGAATCCAACGGACTCCAATTATGGGCCAGCCAACTGATAAACCGTTCTGTGTACCAAGTGCAAATGAATGGCTGACAGACGCTACTAACCTCATGGAGGCGGATCGAGACTTGGAGATTTGCTAAGGCGTTAGGCTGATCGCTGGGACACCAATACATGTACGGAGGGAAGATCGGGAATGGGATGAACGGCCGCGCCATTGGTACACTCGCGAGCTAAAATTTTGGGGCATTGAATTAGCTATACCAGATGAGTCGCGCATTGGCCAATCTGAGAGTGGAAATGATGAAACGGGGTTATATGAGAGGACAGCCTGAGGAGCGGTATGAGGATGTCATCGCAAACGACTGATTTTACGTCGAACGGGGTTTCTTGGAGTTCCGACCGGGGATTGGTGGAAGTGGACACAACAACATGAGCATCTCCTCATAATATTCGATTTAACATAATATGCATTATGCGAACTCTCGTATAAACCCACACGCCCGTGGGATACCCAGATTCGAAACCAGTACCACGGCGACAACCCACCCAACCATCCCATCCTTTGACCTTGGTTAACATCCCTGCAGATTCCCTCCACTAAAATCCGATCTCCGCACCCTTATGGGGATCTGGCATGACGATCATCGTAACCGGCGCCGCGGGATTCATCGGTAGCAACCTCGTACAGGCGCCCAACCAATGCAACCAAACCGAGATCATCGCCGTCGACGACCTCACCGCAGGCGACAAATTCCTCAACCTGGCTGACAGTGACATCGCTGACTACCTGGACAAGGATGACTTCCTAGACCGGTTTCGGCGCGGACAATTTGGCAACGTACGTGCGGTGCTGCACCAAGGCGCATGTTCCAGTACCGTCGAAGCCGACGGCCGTTTCATGATGGATAACAATTATCGCTACAGCCGGGACTTGCTGGAGATTGCCCAGGCGCAACAGGTTCCGTTCCTGTACGCCTCATCGGCAGCAGTCTACGGTGCTGGCCAGGACTTTCGTGAACAGCGCGATTGTGAGCGCCCATTGAACGTCTACGGCTACTCCAAATTCCTGTTCGATCAGCATGTGCGCCGGCAGTTGTCAGCTTCGCGCAGTCAGGTCGTTGGATTGCGCTATTTCAACGTTTACGGGCCCCATGAGCAGCATAAAGGCGCGATGGCATCGGTGGCCCTGCACTGTTTCAACCAGTACCAGGCCCGCGGCAAAGTCAGTCTGTTCGGCAGCTACGGCGGTTACCCTAGCGGTAGCCATTTGCGTGATTTCGTCTCGGTGGATGACGTGGTCAGGGTCAATTTATTCTTCCTTGATCACCCGCAACTAAGCGGCATTTTCAATGTAGGTAGCGGACGCGCCCAGTCGTTCAATGATGTTGCGCTGGCAGTGATCAACCGATTACGCAAATACCAAGGCCAACCCCCACTGTCCTTGGAGATGGCCTTGCTTGAAGGCATTCTGGAGTACAGTGAGTTTCCTGAACATTTACGCGGCAAGTACCAGTGTTACACGTGTGCTGACCTGCAGCGCTTACGCGATGCAGGTTACAAGACGGCAACATTGACGGTGGAACAAGGGGTAAGTCTGTATTGTGATTGGTTGCAAGGCTTGCAAAGCCCGCCGCCTGCTCCTTTCAGCCAAGCGACGGCAGCTTGATATTCGCAACTTCTTAACATAACTACGCTAAATATTCATTTAGTGTAGTTATGTTTAAACCAGCCTAAAGGGGCCCTGCCGATCACCATTGGTGGGTATAACTCGCCGTTAACACAGTGCCTGGCGCAGGCAAATGGCTGGTGTTGTTACTGTTACGCATCAGTTGACTGTACAGCGGATAGTAATACCGATTGAACAAGTTCTGGACGCCCACGCTGACCTGATCATGCTCACTCAGCTGGTATTGGCTGATGATATCCACCGTGGTGTAGCCATCTACCCTGCGTCTGCCAAAGCTTTCGACACCTTTGAGGCGGTAATCCTCTGCACCGAAGTAAGTCGCCTGCACGCGATGGCTCCAATCTTCGTCTGGCTTGTATTGAAGATACGCTGTCAGTTTCACAGGTGGAATGCGATAGCCTGTCATGTCTTGCCAATCGCCAGCGTCTGGTTGCTCGCGCCCTTTCATCCAAGTGAAGCTCCCCCCTGCCCCCCAATGCTCGTCGCTGGTCAACCAGTCAGCGCTGCCTTCCACGCCATAGATGCGCTCCTGGGTGCGGGTGAGGATCAGGCCATTGTTGAAGCTCTGAACATCGCCCAGTTTTGATGTGGTGTAGAAAACAGCCAGCGACGCCAACGTCTCCTCGCCCAGCTCGCCGCGCCAACCGAGTTCGTAGTTATTGGTCTTGACCGGCTCCAGGTTGGACGAGCCAATATCGAAACCACGGCGTGCGTTACGCAGCTGCACGCCAATGTCAGGTAATTGGAAACCTTGGCTGAAGGCGGCATAAACCGCCTGGCCGCTAACGGGCGAGTAAGTCAGGCTGATATTGGACAGCAATGCATCGTAATGGACTTTGCCGCCTTCCACCGTGGCGGGGTTGGCGGTGCTTGATTCAGACAGCGGAATGAAGTCCCCGTATTCGGCGGTGGCATATTCATAACGGATGCCGCCTTCCATGGACCACTGCTCGTTGAAACGATGCTGTAACTGTGCAAACGCACCTACGCTGCGCGACGTCAGGTCAGGCATGTAACTCAACTTGCCGATTTTATTGAATACCGTTCCGCCGCTCGCATCAAACGCTTGCGGGTCGAAGATATCGATCGGCATGTCGCTGCGCTCCTGGTTGAAGTCGCCGCCCCACAACAGTTCGGTATCTGCCCCGCCGATCGGGGTTCGCAAGGTAATGCGACTACCAACGACTTCGCTGTTCTGCATGACTTGATCGACATTGCGCCCACGTGTGGCAACGCCACGGGCATCGAAGGGCGTGAAGCGGGTGAAATAGTCGCGGTAGTAAAGCTGGGCATTGAATGTTCCCCCGAGCACTTCCGAGTGACCGTATTCAAGGTTCACCAAGGTGTTCTTGATCTGGTTCTGTTCGTCGAGGGACAACCCGGACAACGGTTGTGCGGGTACGGAACCAGGCGGCAATCGGCTGACCGCTGGGTCGGCGGTATAGTCACTGTTTTGCTCGGCGTTGTAATGGCTGAGGGACAGCTGAATACGTTGCAGCTCATCGATGCGCCAACCAACCTTTCCGCCAATGTTGTAGCTGTTGGAATCGAACAGGTCACCTTGGCTAGGCTCGGGCGCAATGCGGTGCCCTTTGGCATCGTAAGAGGCGCCGATATGGCGTGCGCCGAAATCGAATGCGTAATCCAGGGCACCCTGGGCGCCGGCAACATGATGCTGCAACTGCCCTCCCAGGCCATCGCTGCCCACTTGGCTCAAGGGCGAAACGCCCGTTAGCGTGGTCTCTGCCATTTGCTCGCCGCCTGCGGGCCGCGTGGTGATGGAGATGATCCCTCCCGTTGCACCAGCGCCGTAGATAGCGCTACTGCCGCGAATCACCTCGATGCGCTCGATCAATGCAGGGTCGATATTGGCCAAGTTTCGCGAAGAGTCGCGGTTAGTGTTCAGCGGCACGCCGTCGACCAGGACCAACATCGTACGACCGCGCAGCGTTTGCCCGTAATCGGTGATGGTACGGCTGGAGTCGGCCATCCCAGGGATGCTCTTGGCCAGTAGCGTCGCCAGCCCATCAGAGCCCTGGCGCAATTGCTTCAGTTGCTCGCGTTCGATCACATTGACCTGGCGTGCCTGCGGTACTACACCGCTGGAAAGCCGAGAGGACGTGATCTCCGTGCCTGCTAGTTCAATGGGGCTGGCGGTCGTAGACGGCGTATTACCTGACGCTGCTTCGTTTGACGGTAAAACGATGAATGTCCGCTCATCACGCGCCTGCACCACCAGCCCACTCTGCTCGAGCACCTGGCCCAGCGCCTGCGCCACTGTGTAACGTCCGTGCAGCGCCGGCGCCTGCTTGCTCGCAGTCAGCTCGCTGGAAAACAGCACTTGAGCACCTGTTTGGCGAGCCACTGCATTCAGCGAGCTTTCCAGCGTTGATGCAGGAATATTGAAATCGACAACCACCATGGTTTGCGCGAACGACCACTGGCTGGCCATCAAGGTGCTGGTCAAAATCGAGACGTGCCAAGGTGTACGCAGGAAGAGCTGACTCACTTGTTATTCTCCAGGAGATGAGGTGCAGAGAGTTAGCCGCTTCGCGACGGCCCCAACCCTACCTCGTTGGAGAATTATTTTTTTCCGCTTGGGGCTGAATGCGTACGACCCCGCCTTCCCTGCTCAGCTTCACCGGGAGAATCTCCGGCAGTAACGCCAACAGCGTTTCGACGCTGTCGCTGCTGAAAACACCTGAAAGCGGCAATTTGCCGACATCAGGGTCGGTCAGTTCGATCGGCTGGGCGTAATACCGTTGCAGTGCAGCAACCACCTCAGCCAGTGGCGTACCGGCGAAAACCCAGCGGCTTTCTTGCCAGGCGCTAGCGTCTTCGGCATTGCCTTTGACCACCTCACCGGGGATGCCCTGTTGCACGAGCACCTGCTGCCCAGGCATGAGCAGCGAGGTACGGTCCGCCGCGCGCCCTGTGACTGCCACCTTGCCTTGCGCAACGGTAACCCGCACGTCACCCGCGTACATGTTGACGTTGAATCGGGTGCCGACCACGCGTATGTCGGCGTTGCCTGCATCGACCAAGAACGGCCGATAGTGCATGGGCGAAATGTCGAATAAGGCCTGGCCACGCACCAGTGCAACTTGCCGGGTGCGCAAATGCCAGCTGACGCGTACCTCAGTGCCCCCATCCAGCTTGATCTTGCTGCCATCAGCCAGCTGTATCGCCTGGCGTTGTCCCACCTGCGTGACAAAGTGTTCATTGCGGTACGCAGGATCCTTCCAGGCCACACCTGCGGCCAGGGCCAGCAATACTAGCGGGAGTACCTTGCTGCCTTTGCGGGGCTTGCGGGCAGGTGGCGAGCTGGGTAAAGGGAAGCGCTGCTTCAAGGTCTCGCGACACGCGGCCAGCGCCTCATCGACTGCAGCATCGTCTTTGTTTCGTGGACGGCTCACTGCGCCACCTCGGATTGCAGATGTTCACGGCAAGCGATCATACCGACGCGCAAATGCTTTTCTACGGTTTTCAGCGAGATCCCCAGGCGCTGCGCGACTTCAGCCTGGGGGACCTCATGCAGCTTGTGCATGATGAACACGGCCTGGCAACGCGGCGGCAATCGGGAAATAGCCGCAATCAGCCTGTCCAGTGTCTTCGCCGCGTCGACATGGCGCTCCTGTGGCGCTGCGCTACAGGTGACGTCGGGCAGTTCTGCCATGGCGACGATCAAGCTGCTGCGCCGACGCTCGCGGCGGCAATGCGAGATGGCGTTGTCGTGGGCGATCTTGCGTAACAGCGCCAGGGGCTTGCGCACCCCTTCTTTCTCGTCATCCTCCAGCAACTGAACGCACAGGTCGTGAACGACTTCACGCGCGAACACCCGCTCGCCGAAGCGTCGGCGCACATGATCGACCAGGTCGTCGTAGTGACGGACCAGGGTGGCGAGCAAGGATGGCTTTGGAGGATCTGCCTGCACGGTAGCGATAACAGAGAGGAAATGAGATGCAAGTATAAATGGGAATGCATGTCATTTGAAAGCAGTGTCACCCGCCTCCGCCTTCTTCTTAACTGAGCATGCGAACCGAGCTTACCGCATCAACCGCCATGTCCAGGTCGCTGCCGGCAAGCACCTGAGCGTAATACGCCTTCAGTTCGTCCTCCCACCCCGCCACCTCCACCAGCAGATGCTCTGCATGCTCCCGCGTCAGGGCAAAGTGCGCGTGATGGCTGAGCATATTCGCGCGGCTAATCTGGCTGCCTTCCCGGCCAACTGCCATAGCCAAGGTCTGTGCGGGGCCTTCTTCAAGCATGGGCAGCACGTCGTACATGGGCGACAGGCGCCACCCGCCGTCAACCCAGATCACCGCATGGTTGCGTGGATGGTCGTCGGAGTTGCCCACCAAGGCGTTGTAGCACATGCGCTTGAACAGCGCCTGCAGGTCGGTATCGGGCACACCCCGGCGGCGCATTTCATCGGCCACGGCGGCATAGCGCCAATCCCGATGGTGCGCCCCGTTCCACTCCGAATC from Pseudomonas kermanshahensis carries:
- a CDS encoding TonB-dependent siderophore receptor, with product MASQWSFAQTMVVVDFNIPASTLESSLNAVARQTGAQVLFSSELTASKQAPALHGRYTVAQALGQVLEQSGLVVQARDERTFIVLPSNEAASGNTPSTTASPIELAGTEITSSRLSSGVVPQARQVNVIEREQLKQLRQGSDGLATLLAKSIPGMADSSRTITDYGQTLRGRTMLVLVDGVPLNTNRDSSRNLANIDPALIERIEVIRGSSAIYGAGATGGIISITTRPAGGEQMAETTLTGVSPLSQVGSDGLGGQLQHHVAGAQGALDYAFDFGARHIGASYDAKGHRIAPEPSQGDLFDSNSYNIGGKVGWRIDELQRIQLSLSHYNAEQNSDYTADPAVSRLPPGSVPAQPLSGLSLDEQNQIKNTLVNLEYGHSEVLGGTFNAQLYYRDYFTRFTPFDARGVATRGRNVDQVMQNSEVVGSRITLRTPIGGADTELLWGGDFNQERSDMPIDIFDPQAFDASGGTVFNKIGKLSYMPDLTSRSVGAFAQLQHRFNEQWSMEGGIRYEYATAEYGDFIPLSESSTANPATVEGGKVHYDALLSNISLTYSPVSGQAVYAAFSQGFQLPDIGVQLRNARRGFDIGSSNLEPVKTNNYELGWRGELGEETLASLAVFYTTSKLGDVQSFNNGLILTRTQERIYGVEGSADWLTSDEHWGAGGSFTWMKGREQPDAGDWQDMTGYRIPPVKLTAYLQYKPDEDWSHRVQATYFGAEDYRLKGVESFGRRRVDGYTTVDIISQYQLSEHDQVSVGVQNLFNRYYYPLYSQLMRNSNNTSHLPAPGTVLTASYTHQW
- a CDS encoding FecR domain-containing protein; translated protein: MSRPRNKDDAAVDEALAACRETLKQRFPLPSSPPARKPRKGSKVLPLVLLALAAGVAWKDPAYRNEHFVTQVGQRQAIQLADGSKIKLDGGTEVRVSWHLRTRQVALVRGQALFDISPMHYRPFLVDAGNADIRVVGTRFNVNMYAGDVRVTVAQGKVAVTGRAADRTSLLMPGQQVLVQQGIPGEVVKGNAEDASAWQESRWVFAGTPLAEVVAALQRYYAQPIELTDPDVGKLPLSGVFSSDSVETLLALLPEILPVKLSREGGVVRIQPQAEKNNSPTR
- a CDS encoding sigma-70 family RNA polymerase sigma factor, encoding MQADPPKPSLLATLVRHYDDLVDHVRRRFGERVFAREVVHDLCVQLLEDDEKEGVRKPLALLRKIAHDNAISHCRRERRRSSLIVAMAELPDVTCSAAPQERHVDAAKTLDRLIAAISRLPPRCQAVFIMHKLHEVPQAEVAQRLGISLKTVEKHLRVGMIACREHLQSEVAQ